In Vibrio sp. NTOU-M3, the following proteins share a genomic window:
- the yjjG gene encoding pyrimidine 5'-nucleotidase, with translation MKYDWVLFDADETLFHFDAFKGMQLMFERKGVEFTKDDFQLYQTVNKPLWVDYQDGTITADELKHTRFESWANKLQTTTSELNSAFLEAMADICSLLPGAKELITSLQGKAKLGIITNGFTELQAIRLERTGMSDYFEHVIISEEVGIAKPDTGIFTHALNAMGNPCKSRVLMVGDNQHSDILGGINFGIETCWLNHAEQVLAEGIEPNYIVNSLHELKIILNA, from the coding sequence TTTGATGCCGACGAGACGCTGTTCCACTTTGATGCCTTTAAAGGTATGCAGCTTATGTTTGAGCGTAAAGGTGTTGAGTTTACTAAAGACGATTTTCAGTTATATCAGACCGTTAATAAGCCATTGTGGGTTGACTATCAAGATGGAACCATCACTGCAGATGAGCTAAAGCACACTCGATTTGAATCGTGGGCAAATAAACTGCAAACCACGACCTCAGAACTCAATAGCGCGTTTTTAGAAGCGATGGCTGACATTTGCTCCTTGCTACCTGGTGCAAAAGAGCTGATCACCTCGTTACAAGGAAAAGCGAAGCTTGGTATTATCACAAACGGTTTTACTGAACTGCAAGCGATCAGACTTGAAAGGACGGGGATGTCTGATTATTTTGAGCACGTTATTATTTCCGAAGAAGTCGGGATCGCAAAGCCAGATACAGGTATCTTTACGCATGCATTGAACGCAATGGGGAATCCTTGCAAGAGTCGTGTATTGATGGTCGGTGACAATCAACATTCTGACATTTTAGGTGGCATTAATTTTGGTATTGAAACGTGTTGGCTAAATCATGCAGAACAAGTTTTGGCGGAAGGGATCGAACCAAACTACATCGTGAACTCCTTACATGAGTTAAAAATAATTCTAAACGCTTAA
- a CDS encoding cold-shock protein, whose protein sequence is MYVAGTITNWYVEQGYGLIAIESEAKPVFFHIDDMDCGDVKPYLTEAVEFEIEHDMHGCLFALNIHPLS, encoded by the coding sequence ATGTATGTTGCGGGCACAATTACCAACTGGTATGTTGAACAAGGCTATGGCTTGATTGCGATAGAAAGCGAAGCAAAGCCAGTATTTTTTCATATTGATGATATGGATTGTGGAGATGTGAAACCTTATCTGACTGAAGCTGTAGAATTTGAAATTGAACATGACATGCATGGTTGTCTATTCGCCTTGAATATTCATCCCTTGTCGTAA
- a CDS encoding helix-turn-helix transcriptional regulator: MSKSERLFELLTLLRSKRYAVTAAELAEKMEVSERTIYRDIQSLICSGVPIQGEAGVGYMLQAGSHLPPLMFNEQEMMALELGMRMVRAWSDSELAKASETASAKVLSVLPDKLKQQVENFPLIVPDLYTHSVSAHHCQMLRHATDAKLKIEINYQAEDGQKTHRTLQPLGQIFWGKVWTLVAWCELRNDYRHFRLDRIEKLVVLDELFETNKHKSLEHYIAMYAPRD, translated from the coding sequence ATGAGTAAATCTGAGCGTCTGTTCGAACTTCTTACCTTGCTGCGCTCTAAGCGTTATGCAGTGACGGCAGCGGAATTGGCAGAGAAAATGGAAGTAAGTGAACGAACGATTTACCGTGATATTCAATCCTTAATATGTTCTGGTGTACCCATTCAAGGTGAAGCGGGTGTTGGTTACATGCTTCAAGCTGGTTCTCACCTCCCTCCACTTATGTTTAACGAACAAGAAATGATGGCCCTTGAACTTGGCATGAGAATGGTCAGAGCTTGGTCTGATAGTGAACTAGCCAAAGCCTCTGAAACAGCCTCGGCTAAGGTACTTTCGGTACTTCCAGATAAACTCAAACAACAAGTGGAAAACTTCCCGCTTATTGTGCCAGACCTATACACTCATTCGGTCTCTGCGCACCATTGCCAAATGTTGAGACACGCAACCGATGCGAAATTAAAAATCGAAATTAATTATCAAGCTGAAGATGGACAGAAAACTCACCGTACGTTGCAACCGCTTGGCCAAATTTTTTGGGGTAAGGTCTGGACACTAGTCGCTTGGTGTGAGCTACGAAACGACTACCGTCATTTCCGCTTAGATAGAATAGAAAAGCTGGTAGTTCTCGATGAGCTATTTGAAACCAATAAACACAAATCTCTCGAACACTATATTGCCATGTACGCTCCTCGGGACTAG
- a CDS encoding NUDIX domain-containing protein, with protein sequence MKIKQLDSKVVYQNKWMTVREDKILRPSGAEGIYGVVDKSDCAAILAVDKGSVHLVQQYRYTVGQRCWELPQGGWESNPNADHLALAKGELREETGLEAQVMEYVGPQFIAYGFLNQTCHVYFATQLHGVGNQLDSEEEDLITQSFTLDEFEQMMIDGEIKDVVTVAAYGLAKLKGLV encoded by the coding sequence ATGAAAATTAAGCAACTAGACAGTAAAGTCGTTTATCAAAACAAATGGATGACCGTTAGAGAGGATAAAATACTGAGACCCAGCGGTGCCGAAGGAATTTATGGTGTTGTTGATAAGTCAGATTGTGCTGCGATTTTGGCTGTCGACAAGGGAAGCGTTCATTTAGTGCAGCAATATCGGTACACCGTAGGCCAGCGTTGTTGGGAGCTACCTCAAGGTGGATGGGAGTCGAACCCTAATGCGGATCACTTAGCATTAGCCAAAGGTGAATTGAGAGAGGAGACTGGGTTAGAAGCACAAGTCATGGAATATGTTGGTCCACAGTTTATTGCTTATGGTTTCCTCAACCAAACATGTCACGTCTATTTTGCAACTCAGCTTCATGGTGTAGGCAACCAACTGGATTCTGAAGAAGAAGACTTAATTACCCAATCATTCACACTCGACGAATTTGAACAAATGATGATCGATGGTGAAATTAAAGATGTTGTTACCGTTGCAGCTTATGGCTTAGCGAAATTAAAAGGTCTCGTATAA
- a CDS encoding LysR family transcriptional regulator, giving the protein MKNNNLNLLRTLQILLEECHVSHAAERLHLTQSAVSRQLNQLRELFDDQLLVREKNHLVPTPRAEQLKGRLDGVLTECDQLFEPEVFEPAGWKGQVAIASSDHVAQYFMPDLVDKLGEEAPDLNVVYHSWSPKKYEHLGELDIQLVSSTLPKPPDGLSGMLIGEDHPVCVMNTNHPLAKSVTLDLDSFLNFNHVSVVGGGDKDSFVDQWLSEQGLSRRIQFTVPFFSSALSAVCRRELLLVIPEHVAISVKQSFPITYFPMPFRVPKQKYWLIWHPKYDNDASHKWFRETVLGVMQSSFCLRAMVNQ; this is encoded by the coding sequence GTGAAAAATAATAACCTTAACTTATTGCGTACTTTACAAATACTGCTTGAGGAGTGTCACGTCAGCCATGCTGCTGAACGTTTGCACCTTACTCAGTCAGCGGTTAGTCGTCAACTCAATCAACTCAGAGAGCTATTCGATGACCAATTGTTAGTTCGCGAGAAAAATCATCTGGTACCGACTCCCAGAGCCGAACAGCTTAAGGGGAGATTAGACGGAGTACTTACCGAGTGTGATCAGTTGTTTGAACCAGAGGTCTTCGAACCAGCTGGATGGAAGGGGCAAGTAGCAATAGCTTCATCAGATCATGTTGCTCAATATTTTATGCCTGACCTTGTTGATAAATTAGGTGAGGAAGCTCCAGATTTGAATGTAGTTTACCATTCCTGGTCTCCTAAAAAATATGAACACCTGGGCGAACTAGATATCCAGTTGGTATCAAGCACATTGCCAAAACCTCCTGATGGGTTGTCAGGAATGCTTATAGGGGAGGATCATCCTGTTTGTGTGATGAACACAAATCACCCTCTGGCAAAATCAGTCACTTTGGATTTGGATAGTTTTCTGAACTTTAATCACGTTTCGGTTGTTGGAGGTGGTGATAAAGATAGCTTTGTAGACCAGTGGCTGTCGGAACAAGGGCTAAGCCGACGAATTCAATTTACTGTCCCCTTCTTTTCTTCGGCATTATCTGCGGTATGTCGTAGGGAGCTGCTTCTTGTAATACCCGAGCATGTTGCGATTAGTGTGAAACAGAGCTTTCCTATTACCTACTTCCCTATGCCGTTTCGTGTTCCGAAGCAGAAATATTGGCTTATATGGCATCCTAAGTATGACAACGATGCATCACATAAATGGTTTCGGGAAACAGTGCTTGGTGTAATGCAGAGTTCATTTTGCTTAAGAGCGATGGTAAACCAGTAA